The following coding sequences are from one Pseudonocardia sp. HH130630-07 window:
- a CDS encoding MBL fold metallo-hydrolase translates to MASPIDHVVTSGTFNLDGGSFDVDNNVWIVGDDREVFVIDAAHDADAIAAAVGDRTVKAIVCTHAHDDHVNQAPALADRFGAPILLNPAEKVLWDMTWPDRRPDDTLADGQELSAGGIDLRVLQTPGHSPGSSCLYAPELGIVFTGDTLFQGGPGATGRSYSSFDTIIESIRTTLLTLPGDTQVRTGHGDSTRIGDEAPHLEEWIRNGS, encoded by the coding sequence ATGGCCTCCCCGATCGACCACGTCGTCACGTCCGGCACGTTCAACCTCGACGGCGGGTCCTTCGACGTCGACAACAACGTCTGGATCGTCGGCGACGACCGCGAGGTGTTCGTCATCGACGCCGCGCACGACGCCGACGCCATCGCCGCCGCCGTCGGCGACCGGACCGTCAAGGCGATCGTGTGCACCCACGCCCACGACGATCACGTCAACCAGGCCCCGGCGCTGGCGGACCGGTTCGGAGCGCCGATCCTGCTCAACCCGGCCGAGAAGGTCCTCTGGGACATGACCTGGCCGGACCGCCGCCCCGACGACACCCTCGCCGACGGGCAGGAACTGTCCGCGGGCGGGATCGACCTGCGCGTCCTGCAGACCCCCGGCCACTCGCCGGGCTCGTCCTGCCTGTACGCCCCCGAGCTGGGGATCGTGTTCACCGGCGACACCCTGTTCCAGGGCGGACCCGGCGCCACTGGCCGGTCGTACTCGAGCTTCGACACGATCATCGAGTCGATCCGGACGACGCTGCTGACCCTGCCCGGGGACACCCAGGTCCGCACCGGGCACGGCGACTCCACCAGGATCGGCGACGAGGCACCGCACCTGGAGGAATGGATCCGCAACGGATCCTGA